The Juglans microcarpa x Juglans regia isolate MS1-56 chromosome 8D, Jm3101_v1.0, whole genome shotgun sequence genomic sequence GATAGCAACAACTTTGAACTTCTTTAAATCCAATTACAAATCGAGttttatgggaaaaaaaaggaaatacttCACTCTTTTAAATAATGAAGAACTAATGCTGAAATGAAGATTGAGTCGATGGAGGTTCAGCTATCTCTATAGTACCTTCCAACATCTGAATCACCTTCTTAATTGAGGGGCGGACTTCTGGGTCTTCTTCTATGCACCACAACCCAATTTTGATCATCCTTTTTAAACTTTGCTGATCAACTTCTTCATGCACCAGCTTGCTAAATTCATTGGCTTCGAAACAGTCATTGACCCATTTTACAAGAACTGCCTCTCCTTCTGGAGCATCGTTGTCAACACTCTTGCGACAACATATAATGACGAACAACACAATCCCAAAACTATAAATATCGGCTTTCACGGTGATGGGCATCCCCTTGTGCCATTCAGGGGCAACATAACCTCTTGTCCCTCTCACCCCAGTGAGAGTCCTGGAATGATCTAGGTTTAATAGCTTCGCTACTCCAAAATCTGCAATTTTTGCACACCCATACTCATCCATTAATATGTTGTTGGGATTGAGGTCGCAGTGGATGATGCGGGTCTCGCATTCCTCGTGTAAGTATAGAATACCTCTTGCTATATCCAAAGCGATGTTAATTCTTTGTTCCCAATTTGGCTTTAACTGGGATTTCAAAAGGTAGCTAGAGAGTGTTCCATTGCTCATGTACTCGTATACCAAAAGCCTATTGGAACCATCATGGCAGTAACCTAGCAGGCGGACAAGGTTTCTATGGTGGGTTCTTCCAATGGACCTCATCTCGTTTCGAAACTCCACTTCTCCATCAGCCACCATTTCTTGATGAAGCCGCTTGACGGCAATTGTTCTCTGCCCTGACAAGGTGCCCTTGAAAACTGTCCCAAAAGCGCCCTTACCTAGTTGTTCGCTAAAGCCACTCGTCGCAACTTCGAGCTCATTGTAAGTAAATGCTCGAAGAGAGACGTCTTCAATCAATCCTTGATCATTAGTTTTATAAGGAATCTTTTTGAATGCCCAAAGACGATATTTAAAGATTAGAAAAGCGGAAAAGGCTAGCACAATCAACGCGAAAGAaagacatgcaacaccaatGACTAAGATATCCATTCGATAAACTTTCCGGGGTTCTTTGGGATCCATTGTCCCATTCCTACCTGAGTCCATGCCTACTTTAACAAGCGTTGTTGGGCTTGGGTTGCCAGCTTGATCCTGTTGTGTTCTTCTCCCAAATGTCAATGGAAGTTTTTGTTTCTTGCATTCTTGGCCCTGGAACTGAGCAGCTTCACAATTGCAGTCCTCTAAACATGCCAGGTTGCATTCTTCTCTCGTCACAGAGGACAAAATGGCATATGTGCTTTCTATCCATACAATGTTTTGCAATTCCTGAAcagtgtactctatatggtcATTTTTAAAGGCACAACTTTCTGCAATGAAGTTTCTATTGCAACCCAAATTTCTTTGCTCCTGATTGATGAAAACAAAACCAGGAGGACAAGCACAAACAGGTTGTAGACTTACGAGATCACAATAGCCATTGATGCCACATATGCCTTTAGGAGTGCATCTATCATCTGGCATAGACCACTCGATTGATTGACTACCATTCTCAATCAAGTTATGAGAATACACCCTAAATATCCCGTCTGCATCAATTGTGGCTCGATACATCTTCCCATCAGAGGGAACAGCTCCATTGTTGATGTTCTTCACCTCGGCACCACTACTATTGAGCATGTACAGGCGGCCGTTTCCATCTAGCGTCAGAGTTGCATTCTTTCCTACAAAATTTGTATTTGCTCCCCAATAAGCATAGTCTGGAGCATCAAGAGAACCTACTGGATACATCACAATATTCCCATCGGTCTGCATCTTGATCCGAAAGCTTCCCATCGAGTGATTGGTTTCAGTGATACTAGAAACGAGTTGATTCCCAGCTCGTAGGAGTAAACCTGGCAAAAGGGTGTCTGTTGGGTAATCAAAACTTTGCCATATAATTGTTGAATTCGAATTGTAGAGAACAAGGTTGCCAGGATCGAGCATGGAAACAAATAAAGCAGGTTCTGTAGTATTGGCAATGGTTTTTTCTTGGCCTCCCACCTCTTGCAAGATGAGCCTACCATCGTTTGTCAATCCAATGGTGGCATTGCGAGATACCGGAGGATCATTCCGGTTGGCTGTCCAGACAACAGTTTTTTGGGGAGTTCCTTCATACCATATGCCAACTGCAAAGCCACCACCAAAAGGAAAGAACCCAAAGGCAAAAGTGCCGGATTGTGAGAACAAGGATGAGTTTCccgtgggagagagagaagagccTCGGCTCAAGTTGAAGTTTCTCTGTTGAGCATTTGCCATTGAAAGggccaaaagaagaagaaacgaAAGTACCATAGAAGCCTGCATGATAGACTCAGTTAATGTTCTAACAGACTACGGTGTAAGCTGTACAAACCTCTGAGTATTGATTTGCAGAATTTGATTTCtcttttgaattcaaattccatctagCTAGTGGATGCATCTGCTTTTGACGAGGCAAAATCATTtgacatttcttttcattatcttcttcatttttttccacAGGACAAACAAATAAAGGGAGAGGTGGGGCTCCCACACCGATCGAACAAAAACCTTGAAATTTGGACAAAAATGCAAATACTAGACCAACAACCTAGAAGCTTGCAACTTTTGTCAAGTATTTCCTTTTGATTATTCTTTCATTAAGGTCTACAGAGGTTTTAATCAATACATATACGTAGTTTTGATTAGGAGTTGAAATGACATATCTTCATGAAATTTGTCGTTGGATAAtccaatatataatatggttCTTTCAATTAATGTTTTCAATTTACGTAATTAATTATGCATGTCAGCTTATAAGGGCACATGAATGTGaatattgtattaatttatgtaagaattaattaataagagattACCAATTGCTAACTCTAATCGATTGATGATTAATCATTCAGTAAAGTCCTATTTCAACACTTGATCACAGCTTGATCAAGATTAATTAAGTTGATCCTCAAAGTAATATTATCTTCTCATGATGAGACTCATGCTTGTGATCATCATTAATActaaatttttagatttaaataaattgttttGTGTGGCAGGAAATTAGAAAGGACATCGTATCATGACTGCTACAGCCAACCAATTCTGAAAGCAGGACAACTTTATTCAAACTGGATTGTAT encodes the following:
- the LOC121242060 gene encoding G-type lectin S-receptor-like serine/threonine-protein kinase LECRK3; translated protein: MQASMVLSFLLLLALSMANAQQRNFNLSRGSSLSPTGNSSLFSQSGTFAFGFFPFGGGFAVGIWYEGTPQKTVVWTANRNDPPVSRNATIGLTNDGRLILQEVGGQEKTIANTTEPALFVSMLDPGNLVLYNSNSTIIWQSFDYPTDTLLPGLLLRAGNQLVSSITETNHSMGSFRIKMQTDGNIVMYPVGSLDAPDYAYWGANTNFVGKNATLTLDGNGRLYMLNSSGAEVKNINNGAVPSDGKMYRATIDADGIFRVYSHNLIENGSQSIEWSMPDDRCTPKGICGINGYCDLVSLQPVCACPPGFVFINQEQRNLGCNRNFIAESCAFKNDHIEYTVQELQNIVWIESTYAILSSVTREECNLACLEDCNCEAAQFQGQECKKQKLPLTFGRRTQQDQAGNPSPTTLVKVGMDSGRNGTMDPKEPRKVYRMDILVIGVACLSFALIVLAFSAFLIFKYRLWAFKKIPYKTNDQGLIEDVSLRAFTYNELEVATSGFSEQLGKGAFGTVFKGTLSGQRTIAVKRLHQEMVADGEVEFRNEMRSIGRTHHRNLVRLLGYCHDGSNRLLVYEYMSNGTLSSYLLKSQLKPNWEQRINIALDIARGILYLHEECETRIIHCDLNPNNILMDEYGCAKIADFGVAKLLNLDHSRTLTGVRGTRGYVAPEWHKGMPITVKADIYSFGIVLFVIICCRKSVDNDAPEGEAVLVKWVNDCFEANEFSKLVHEEVDQQSLKRMIKIGLWCIEEDPEVRPSIKKVIQMLEGTIEIAEPPSTQSSFQH